In one window of Ostrinia nubilalis chromosome 21, ilOstNubi1.1, whole genome shotgun sequence DNA:
- the LOC135082451 gene encoding luciferin 4-monooxygenase-like — protein sequence MSGKSLKLIQRNVFPTWYHVEELASRVVAQTGIPSDRFHLGKLILQSLKDDPDIVAQIDGALDVSETNGSVLERSIRCAIALKRLGVQKGDVMVLMAPNHLDLVIALYAALYLGILVTAIDITLGIRELEGRMEILKPKIIFCQTDRTSDIEIALNKLNTKPLIITFDRGNKCCFTDFLHSDDIKVEDFKPTDFDPEETVAAMMSTSGTTGQPKLAPLTHKNLALSVRQRLSPYNSPPPKLLLLFISPIWWVTAVNSYVLSTIFRVTRLQSSAPRTMEHIRELINKYKPHSATLNPNVLTSLLTSEGTKCDFSCFSTIVICGCYLPKSLSDAIKVLAPNAVIVNIYGMSECGGVCMTWDVRDPITSICTPNAIRCTTYGHLQYRLVDISTLEDIEEPNVIGELWLKGPSVIKGYYNNPESRKDTFSEDGWFRTGDIMKRDSNYNYFFVDRVKTLINYRHKLVSPTEVEEVIRSHPGVYDVVVIGVPDEGYCDLPAACVVPRTGYTLTEEEIKDLVKENLEDHKQLRGGVVFMAELPTTATSKTDRRKLKEMLAEMKLE from the exons tttaaaattaatacagAGAAATGTGTTTCCAACGTGGTATCACGTAGAAGAGCTGGCTTCACGAGTGGTAGCGCAAACGGGAATTCCCAGCGACAGGTTCCATCTTGGGAAACTCATTCTACAGAGCTTGAAAGATGATCCTGATATTGTTGCGCAG ATCGACGGAGCACTGGACGTTTCAGAGACCAACGGATCAGTTCTGGAACGTTCCATCCGCTGCGCCATCGCCCTCAAGAGGCTTGGAGTTCAGAAAGGAGACGTCATGGTTCTGATGGCTCCCAACCATCTGGACCTGGTCATAGCACTCTACGCTGCTCTGTATCTTGGCATACTCGTAACCGCCATCGATATTACTTTGGGCATTC GCGAACTCGAAGGAAGAATGGAAATTCTTAAgccaaaaataattttctgcCAAACTGACCGCACGTCAGATATAGAGATAGCTCTGAATAAACTAAATACAAAACCGCTTATTATAACATTTGATAGAGGAAACAAATGTTGTTTCACTGATTTTCTTCATTCTGACGACATAAAGGTTGAAGACTTTAA ACCTACTGACTTCGATCCAGAAGAAACCGTGGCTGCAATGATGTCAACAAGCGGCACAACTGGCCAACCCAAGTTGGCGCCGCTCACACACAAAAACTTGGCATTATCTGTACGGCAACGATT GTCCCCTTATAACTCTCCTCCACCGAAACTGCTGCTTTTGTTCATTTCTCCCATTTGGTGGGTGACAGCCGTCAATAGCTACGTCCTGTCGACCATATTCCGGGTCACTCGGCTGCAGTCGTCCGCGCCTCGTACGATGGAACATATTCGTGAGCTCATTAACAAATACAAG CCCCACAGTGCCACATTAAATCCAAACGTGCTGACGTCGCTTTTAACCAGCGAAGGCACAAAGTGTGATTTTAGCTGCTTCAGTACCATTGTTATATGTGGATGTTATTTGCCGAAGTCTCTGTCCGACGCCATAAAG GTTTTAGCACCAAATGCTGTAATCGTGAACATTTACGGCATGAGTGAGTGTGGCGGCGTGTGTATGACATGGGACGTCAGAGACCCCATAACTTCCATATGCACTCCAAATGCAATCCGGTGCACGACCTACGGCCATCTACAGTACCGG tTAGTAGACATATCAACGTTGGAGGACATCGAGGAACCAAACGTTATAGGAGAACTATGGCTAAAAGGGCCCAGTGTTATTAAG GGGTATTACAATAACCCGGAAAGCAGGAAAGATACGTTTTCAGAAGATGGCTGGTTCAGAACAGGAGATATCATGAAGAGGGACAGCAATTACAATTACTTTTTCGTAGATCGCGTGAAGACGCTGATCAATTACAGGCATAAACTG GTGTCGCCTACAGAAGTGGAAGAGGTGATTCGCAGCCACCCAGGAGTATACGATGTGGTGGTCATTGGGGTGCCGGACGAAGGGTATTGTGACTTGCCCGCCGCGTGTGTGGTGCCACGAACTGGGTATACCTTGACAGAAGAGGAGATTAAAGATTTGGTGAAAG aaaatcTTGAAGACCATAAACAACTTAGAGGAGGTGTTGTGTTTATGGCCGAACTACCCACAACCGCCACTAGCAAAACTGACAGAAGAAAACTGAAGGAGATGTTGGCCGAAATGAAACTCGAATGA